A genomic segment from Colletotrichum higginsianum IMI 349063 chromosome 5, whole genome shotgun sequence encodes:
- a CDS encoding IBR domain-containing protein yields the protein MAYRDGAELHRRTSRRRHPLSPPPIAHYDWHPAAETAFDPMPYRRPRDLIQGPDERTSTSSMGRSRSVNTTSGASATLAATTMPRTPQPAPYRRGRVPVNTDYDSYDEESSEGGRKRGWETSRRGRSPEPPRRSRTRRAHDSRRSSRYSRSASESDSDDESGTSVSTRVEEREREREQWRGRDGDVDWDRRERERERCGKPARQTVVERRRRPEDDKTPKRRRKIKKIIYLEEDGSAEPTPQQSMDERSRSPPRHRSRPSRPPSGQHPSRQRSESPARRSSHHRPPPKSYDISKPPSSSRRLAYETYPARGDSDLTPSRHARRRPSQVVYPETRTEMPPKCCSENIALKHVDHLFSAEFKKKWNRRFQEYSQRNRIYCPSRKCGAWIKPHYIRSEGGRKYGKCGQCRTKVCCSCNGRWHSSRECPNDEETTRFLDQAKDEGWKRCFKCNHMGSVCGAQFCMVCGTKWKNCDCPWFNDETADADQLRDVQLPATIQRMERMDLAESSRSVRPTVASSVPPPPPPQPLRRSRSQEYDSSRLMRRFQENRDDQEIARTLQSYEVDDVYDRGYGDIVSIGNTTGHFVNDDYHRESDAYVSAPVPPAPTPPAAFERPAPTDYMSGVNRARGLAERFSELRPGPGGSWPGMIAPPPVPPLLGPMSTPLMTAPMAMGPPPPLPLLRRHTIEEEMYDRTARPSEGMVYDYEREAAVQAPRNRRRMREEPRSSTLAGLTGVGRGMNRVHEWRNHVRPGMPEGEASAMG from the exons ATGGCCTATCGAGATGGCGCAGAGCTGCACAGGAGAAcgagccgacggcggcaccCTCTCAGCCCGCCGCCCATCGCACATTATGATTGGcaccccgccgccgagaccgcATTCGACCCGATGCCGTACCGAAGGCCTAGAGACCTTATACAAGGGCCTGACGAGAGGACTTCCACTTCGTCCATGGGACGAAGCCGCTCAGTAAACACCACCAGCGGCGCGTCCGCCACCCTCGCAGCGACGACCATGCCCAGGACCCCCCAACCAGCTCCCTAtaggagggggagggtgcCGGTCAACACTGACTATGATTCATACGACGAGGAGTCGTCCGAGGGCGGTCGGAAGAGGGGGTGGGAGACCTCTAGACGTGGCCGCAGTCCGGAGCCACCCCGCCGCTCAAGGACGCGGCGTGCCCACGACTCGAGGCGGTCGTCGCGCTATTCGCGGTCTGCTTCCGAGTCAGATTCGGATGACGAGTCGGGGACGAGCGTCTCGACACGGGTGGAagagcgggagcgggagcgggagcagTGGCGAGGCAGGGACGGGGACGTTGACTGGGACAggcgagagagggagagggagaggtgCGGGAAACCGGCACGTCAGACAGTCGTcgagcggcgccggcggccggagGACGACAAGACGCCCAAGCGCCGCAGGAAGATCAAGAAGATCATCTACTTGGAGGAGGACGGATCCGCGGAGCCCACACCGCAGCAATCCATGGACGAGCGCAGCCGCTCGCCCCCGCGACATCGTTCTCGCCCCTCACGACCACCGTCGGGACAACACCCCTCAAGACAGCGCTCTGAGAGTCCGGCCCGGAGATCGAGTCACCATCGTCCCCCGCCCAAGTCGTACGATATCTCCAAgccgcccagctcctccaggAGGCTGGCCTATGAGACGTACCCGGCTCGGGGCGATTCTGACTTGACCCCGAGCAGGCATGCCAGGAGACGCCCATCCCAGGTTGTGTATCCAGAGACCCGCACA GAAATGCCCCCAAAGTGCTGTTCCGAGAACATCGCCTTGAAGCACGTCGACCACCTGTTTTCGGCCGAGTTCAAGAAGAAGTGGAATCGGAGGTTCCAGGAGTACTCGCAGCGAAACCGCATCTACTGCCCTTCGAGGAAGTGTGGCGCCTGGATCAAGCCGCACTACATCCGCAGCGAAGGGGGCCGCAAGTACGGCAAATGCGGCCAGTGCCGAACCAAAGTATGCTGCTCATGCAACGGCCGGTGGCACTCGTCGAGGGAATGCCCCAACGACGAGGAGACAACCCGGTTCCTGGACCAAGCCAAGGATGAGGGCTGGAAACGATGCTTCAAATGCAACCACATG GGCAGCGTCTGCGGAGCACAATTCTGCATGGTGTGCGGCACCAAGTGGAAGAATTGCGACTGTCCTTGGTTCAACGATGAGACAGCGGACGCAGACCAGCTTCGTGACGTGCAGCTGCCGGCTACAATACAGCGCATGGAGCGGATGGACCTCGCCGAGAGTTCGAGGAGTGTGCGGCCAACTGTCGCCTCCagcgtgccgccgccgccgccgccgcagccgctgcggcggtcgcggtcgCAAGAGTATGACAGCAGTAGATTGATGCGGAGGTTCCAAGAGAATCGCGACGACCAAGAGATTGCACGGACGCTACAGAGTTACGAGGTTGACGATGTCTACGacagaggatacggtgataTCGTCAGCATCGGCAACACGACGGGTCACTTCGTGAATGACGACTATCACCGAGAGTCGGACGCATATGTATCGGCACCTGTGCCTCCAGCGCCGACGCCACCGGCGGCTTTCGaaaggccggcgccgacggactACATGTCGGGGGTCAACAGAGCGCGAGGCCTCGCTGAACGCTTCTCGGAGCTCCGTCCGGGCCCAGGTGGCTCCTGGCCGGGGATGATTGCCCCGCCGCCTGTACCGCCCTTACTAGGGCCGATGTCAACTCCTCTTATGACAGCTCCGATGGCAATGGGACCCCCACCGCCGCTCCCGCTGTTGAGGAGACACACGATAGAGGAGGAAATGTACGACAGGACGGCGCGGCCATCTGAAGGGATGGTATACGACTAcgagagggaggcggcggtaCAAGCGCCACGGAACCGGAGACGAATGCGAGAGGAgccaaggtcgtcgacgctcGCCGGGCTGACGGGGGTGGGCCGTGGCATGAACCGGGTGCATGAATGGCGAAACCATGTGCGGCCGGGCATGCCGGAGGGAGAGGCGTCCGCAATGGGGTGA